One Bombus terrestris chromosome 15, iyBomTerr1.2, whole genome shotgun sequence genomic window, atttatttaaatttccacttgtgtaataataaattgttattttttgaTAAACGATATATCAATTTAAAAGTCCTAATTATTACacagaatatatcgttaaaaaatGCTAATCATTTATATTCAATAATTACAAAGATACGAATACTTCAGTGACTAACTGTACGTCTATTCTACTTTACattcttcataaaaatatttattctatgtATAGGGTGACAGTGGGGGGCCTCTCGTCATCTTCAACAATGATTACGATTGCATGTACAGCGTAGTCGGTATAACAAGCATTGGAAAACCTTGTGGTCTCTCTGATCCCGGTGTATATACTCGCGTTTATCATTATATTTCGTGGATAGAGAGCAATGTTTGGCCAGACTCGTGACACAGaagtacaataaatataataatacttttatgttaaattgtctctatattttattcttttatttcatgatTTATGCTTTACACcccaattttttttatattttcaaaggtTCCCTCCTGTTCCCAAAATGaaatcgatttaaaaaatttttcggAAAAGTCACGTATGAGAGGAGCCAATTGACAGATTTTCCGTACCATCTCCTTACACATCATGTTCTTCTAATACAAACCTTCGATTTTTAGCCCAAAATTTCTGCCGGTTCCCAACAAATAAGTTTTCAAAAAATTTTCGGACAAATATCGTATCAGGAGAACGTTTGACGAATACTTATGTATTACAAggtatgtattatgtattacaACAAGCTTCTCCTGATACTGCACTTTTCTGAACAAATTTTATGATTGAATTCCTGAGCAACCAGAAGGaattttcggcccaaaattggGAATTTGTATTATAGCCCAAAATATGCCAAATAAcatgaatattagaaaattttcaaacatggatttatatttctttctccaTATGGTCTTCGTATCATTTTATCTTAGGAATGTAGAATGCAATATAAAAGGAAACATTATTTGTGGATCATCttgataattatatacataagtaatatgaatgataaataatatttattttatatgcaaCACAATAGTGGTGAGTCATTAATTATTTGTAACGACATGATCAACATGTACAATTTAATCAGAATGACAAATTTAAAGAATCTTTGGATTGGCATTACTTCCATACATTAGCGTTTGTAATTATGCATCACAGATAAAAGATGTAGGGTAACCAGacttttaataaatacattttatacatttttaattctgtattttagttttacgaatttaataaattttgttatacatacatatgaagGTCGCAGGCAGTaagttatatttcttattttttacacagagtaattttaaaattcagtacGTCGCCAATCAATTTCGTGTTGCTAAAATTGTCtgtatatttatgttatatatatatatatatatatatatatatatatatatatatatatatatttatttatttatttattgcttaTATATTAAGgttagaaaatcaacaaaagtaTATTTATTGTGTTTTCTCTTGTGATCTTCGTACTGGAAgcaaaaattttaaagaatattcgGCATCGATCCTTAGACGCGCAAGCGCCAACCGGCAGATTTACCTAGTTTTCGTGACACCGTGTACGCGTACGGTCGAAACCGAGGCGATCATCTATTTTCGTTTTCATCCAGAATTTCGAAGCTGCCGAGGTAAGGATCGTTGATTTAGAAATTCGTGACATAATGCAGCTGTTGCATAACATAAATGAAAGAACCAACACTTAACGTGAACGTATATACTATCAAGGTTAAAAACCAATTGCACTGTGTTACTCCCAGTCTGAACGTAAATGACACCAATACCACCTGTACCAGAGAAAAATATTCGTCAATTAAGAATTTATGATTTACATTTGTCGACACATATACAAACACAAAACacataaaaatgtttaagaTATGTAAATTTCGTTCTGTATCGTTAGATGGATGACATTCAATTAGGTATGTCGTATTAATATGTTTCTGATTCATACATATAATTACATGTATTCAGTTGAGGTATTAAACATATCGCACATGTATTTCAGAAGTAATGCAACTCAACAAATTTTTTAGGAAAGCGAGTAACTGTTTGTAGgcttatagaaaaataattagcCCTTGTAATTCATCTTTACTGCGTGTTCTTCTAACATAGGGCTGGATTATTTGGAGTTACAACGCTTGCGAAATACATATGCGatatattaaaaagtaattgtataaacgAAAGAGATATTATGTACGTAGCACAGATTCAATGTCTGCCATTCTCGACGCGTGTGGAAATGATACTGGATCCCCCTCGATATCAAAGGCTGAGGATAATCTATCCAACAGCGACGGACCACTAATTAGAGGCTGCATTCGTCAAAATAGTTGCAGTAGCGTTCATATAAGGTATAAATGAACATTTCATATTGATAATCGAATTCGTAACACTTATAGCAACAATGATAATACTTTTAGTTCCGAAAACATTAATCGAACAACAATCGTGTCATCCTATACCATGTCGGCATCCAACGAGAAGTTAATAAAACGACGGTATTGTTTGTGGACCTTAACTTTTATCCTAGCGATAATTGGACTTTGTAATCTTTTTCTCAACATCACCGTAATCGCTGTCCTACGAATCAGTCAAGGAATGGAAGCAATGGAAGTGATACCTGACGAGAATCTTGTAAAGTTTTATGGGAAAACCGACTTGGACAGGGTCAGATATTCGAGTATACCAGAAATATTCTTGTAAGATCGTATATTACGTAATTAACGATATGTATTGCATTCGTAGATATGCTTACAATCAGGTGTTTGTCAGAGTTACGGAGACGAGCCGATGGAAATATCCGGTAATGAAGCTGGTGTGCAAATACGCGTGAATGTGAATAACCATCGAACAGACGATGAAACGCTTGCTAAAGTAACGATTTTGTCGAACGGTACCACTATGTCAAAAGTAGAATCTTTCGAAGTGAAAGACCCCAGAACCGGCATTATTTATTTCACTACCGATTTCCCCAATTTCGGATTACCTGCAGGAGTGAAGAAAATCGACGTAAAAATCGCAGAAACGCACAGAATCACGTCACCAGTTAACGAAAGTCTTACCGTAAATTCGGATGATCAAATTTCTATGCAAGGCGCAGAAGGCGCTAGCATGGAAAGCAAAGATATCGTCTGGAGCGCGGATACAGATATTTTTTTGAGAAGCGTCAACGGAAGCATTATCCTTGATGCAAAAGATGGTGTCTCTATCGATGTAGAAAACATACCAATTGCACCACTGTTTCAACAAAATCCATCTGGTCATGAACAATATAAAGTTTGCATTTGCATGCCACAAGGAAAACTCTTCAAAGTAGCAGTTCGTGCTGGTGTCAGCAGTCGATCAGTAAATTGTGCTCGTATCAATCGAACTCCGGAAAACGATCCTTGCTTACGATAGGATCGGAGCACCTAGTTTTTTATTGCAATCTTGTTAACATATCCAACACTGCCAAGTGTACGAAATTGAAAAGGCAATAGCTAATTTGCTATTTAAATTATCGAATATTAgtgaaatatttgaagtaaattAAGAAAGATATGTTCCCATAtgaataaatttagaaaacattGTAGGGACttagattatatattatactaataaTAGATAGATATAATTCggattttatttgaaatgtcATATACAAGTCATACATTTTCATCACGTAAAATTATCGGCACTAGTCGTTAATAAAAAATCATACATTCTTGAAATTCGTATGCAATACTGAATACATTAACTTTTGTATCAAATGATCAAGATCATGAATACATCATTATAgaaaatagtacataacttttgCCCTATAGTAGCAAGGAcattaaatgaaaacacaacTACAATGAATAAAAAGCTAAGCACTCTCTGTAATCATCTCTTCATTACATTCTTCCATATCTTCTTGCTGCTCTTGTTCTGTAGGAGGTTCATATGCTTTGTCTAAAGGACTAGCAACTACACCACCTGCCCATACACTCATCTCTACAGCAAGTTTATTAGTGCCCTCAAGTAATGGCCTGTAGCCTCCATGAGCTAACACACGTAATAATGTCTGGGCTGTAAGACATACCAAATCTTGTTGTTCTAGTGTCATAGCTGTATGTACACGTATATTGCCACCTTCGCATGGGTCGGAAATACCTTAATGAAACCatgataaaatgttatatatagaGTTTATAGAATATTATTCCATTAATATATAGTGAAAATACTTGTAAATATGATGTAAGCCAAAAGGacgaaaaataagaattataataagtaataatacAATGAATCTTACCAGCAGATCCTGGAAGGAAGAGTCCAGAAGCAAGTAACTGAAGTACTCTTTTATATGCCTGATTTATTGGTAATGCTTGTCTACTAGGATTATTCATTATAGCATTGTGTGCCAATAAATCTAACATCCAAGGAGATAATGGCTCTAGACCTTCAAATCTACTTCTCAAATCTCTAAGTAATCTTATTAAAACTTTTATACTGGAATGGTGAGCATTTTCCTCAAACCACCGAGAATGTCTGATTGCAGCAAGATGGCCTTGGCATATCTTTACATCTAAATGCTGGTCTGACTCTAATTTTCTCAAGTTCTGATGTAGAGTAGTGATTAATACACGCACTGTGGCCTCATTATTAGCAATATCAAAGCCACGCTCTGTGTGAGTCAGTCTGAAAATTTCTTTGGGATTAACACTCTTCAAGTCATTATTAACTTTTGTACCAAGTGCTTCAACCGCTGTCTTAGTAGGTAATGTTTTAAGAATCACAACAATATCAGCTACATTGTGACCCTTGATCATTGTCCCCTTTTTAAAGCTACCTACTTGTCTCACTTCTTCCAATTGCTATAAAAGATTACTttcattgaataaataaaaattacaaaatatatagttGGATTATACAAAGAATTCATATTTACACAAGCTTCAAAACTGCCTGGAGCAACTATTAAATTATCCAGTACAGTCTGTAGCTTAGTTACTAGATTTAAAATGGAAGTTTGTTCCTTTGCTGTAGGGCACATATCTGTATTCTTTTTTAACAGTGCCATCTGAAAATCTGACTCATCTGGTGCGGGTTTAACGCGTGGAAATGCAGCTTCGCACAAAGTATAATCAAATGGATGGCGTGGAAGGAATTGTTTCCTAGGAAATCCCATTCCACGTCCCATACCACCTCTACCTCCTCTAATCATTCCACCTCGACCACCTCGTACCATATTACGTCTAAACATAGGAATAAAACCATTCAAAAGTATTCCAGaaacatttattacaatatattaacattttgaaaaatgtCGATTTATCGATAAGAAGTTGTTTAAGTCATTTATGAATCTACAAATCGAATGGATAAATTAGTGTGACATAAATTAGtaatataaatgaattaatataataattaaaataaaagaaataacctAACCACTTTTTGGTAATATAAACTAAATTCTAACTCAGCGATAATTATCTAAAGTTTGGGTTTTTATGATAAAATGTGTTACACTTaccaaaaaatagaaatataagcttaaaataatgttattttacacttttatcagtaaagtttcaatttttcaattagaTTAACATGCGACACTTAGAGCAGCCGCAAACCAAGCAACATTGAATATATTGAAGTCTTCATTATAAACCTAGACCTAGTATACCAACCTAGTATATCAAGATACTCTACTCTAATGTTATACGAGCAATATCATTGGCGCCATCTAACTAAAATGATTCTGTACACTTCTTTGAATAATAGcagataataacaaataaataaatagaaagttataaaatattacttcgtaaaaaatatataaaaacaatatttgAAAATGCTAAATGGAAATTACACATAAAATGTATAGTTAAATTGGTTTCAAGACAATGACGATAATTGCTTAATATATCTCATTTTTTacacaaattatatttcttctcGTATCTCCCATCTTTTTTGTGTAAcattattgaataattattaaatgtaattttagtaattgtgaaatattatttatttgcattaATTAATAGGCAACCAAAACTTTTTATAGTGTATGCAatgtatgaaataaatttaaaaaattctactcaCAAATTTATACCAAGAAACgattataacaaaattttaactaTATGTACTATATGTAATTTGCAACTATAGATATGTTCATTCCAAATCAAATATCACACATCAGATCAACACCAAATATCCATCATACATCCCACAAATTTACAAGTATAATAGTAACACAACTCAAATGTAACTGAGAAAATAAGTAATATActctttaattattattgtcCTTTGCTTCATTTGGCCAGAATGTCCAAAGTTTCCCTGAGGTCAAAAACAACCAGCTCACGACTAAGATTACATCGTAGAAGGTATACATTAAACattcctaataaatattgcaataatACAATATCAACTTTTTATTATACAGAAAGCAACATGCAAAAAAACTCATTTTGAAACCTTACGACTTTTGTTGTTCAGTTGATAATGTTGATCCATTAATGCAGTATGACAGGCTAAGATCACTTTATAGATCACCATCAATGTCTCTACAAACAATAACTGAAAGCCCAACTTTGAAACTGCGAACAGAATTTACTAACTATATGGAACGTAAATTGAGAAGGAAAAGCCTTAAAAACAAGCAATTTGATATAGGAGATCACAgacacaaaaataaaaaaaatttgcaGATTTCAGAAAGATTAAGGAAGTTATATAAAgcaaagaaattatataaacaacATAAATTAGAAGATACTGATGATGATTTTGAATTTGAAGATTTACATGATAAAAAGGTTACGTCTCTTCTTCAAAGACCATTGCAGTGGTATTTAGAAGATGAAATTATTGGAGCAAAAGATATTTTATGGGAACAAAAACAAAGAGCATACaatgaaaaaatgaataaaaatgttgaaattggAAAgcaaaaaagtaaatattttaattttaatttatttagtaatcttataatttcattagtGTAATAAAATCTTAAGATATTATGATTTCCCTTTCTAGCAGAAAATATGTTAAAACAACAAACAGACATGTATCCACGATGGTATCAAGATTTTTCTATTAACCAAGTATAATATTCATCTTTCATTGATCAACTATAGTATTAAACCacgattaaaatatgaaatacttccAAATCCatagattaaaaatttaagGATGTTACAATGTATAATGCAGAAAGATTGTGAAGAAATGGTAACAGGACGTACTCAAAGAACTCTTATATCAATTGGAATTATAtctacattttttacacttACGTCAGATGTTATTCAAAAATTGCAACAATATTGTAACTGCAATGTAATCgaatttttaagagaaatttataaaatattaactgGAAATTATTTTGAAGAGGAAGGATACAGTATGCTGTATTTTCTTACtctaaatctttttattacatctttactttaaattttatttttaaattttagaaaaattttatgattgtaatgaaagaataattttatcaGCGATTGCATTCCTGACTTTACCAGAAGCTATTATAGAGCTTCACAAACGTTTACCCCCTGTAACAATATCAGAATTTCTACCAAAACGTAACTTcttctatattatataaatttatgtattattatattttgacatgttactatgtaatgttattaatttattattctgtTACATATCATTTATATAGCTATTCCACCAACATTATCAATAAGGAAAAAGATGAAATCGCCTTATAAAGAAAAACTTTTTATACGAACAGATTGGGCAACTTTTTACAATCGCTTACAAGATTGGCAAGAGCAACATCGATTAATACCAATTCCGAATATAATATTACCTCCTAAAAATtgtcttttaaataattattccaGTGCAAAAGTTAATGCTTATTACGAAGAAAACAAACACGGTAAAGTACAAAACGTTTCGGAAAATTGTCAATTAATTCAGATTAAAAATAATCCTTCTCAAACAAAGCAACCACAtaatatttctaccaaaacaaATCAGGAAAGAGATACCTCCTCCATTAGTgcaaaacagaaaaaatatacttttagtGATACGAAACAAAAGGATGATATACCAGTCAGAATTAGGAGGAATAATCCATCTGATAATTCTCCATACTTTTTTGAATTAAATCAAGATCAACGTAATTCTGTAGCGAACGAACTTACAGAAaataacgaaaatgaaaaatttaagagCGTAATAGGTAACGCAATCAGTACAAAACGGGGAATACCGCATAACTCACAAATATCTACTGGTCTTAATGTTCCATCCTTATATGGTGAaaatagattatttaattttacaatcaatgGAATTAGCGAAAAACCAGGGCctgtagaatataaaatatgtggAGTTTTACAACCACCtcaatcaaataaaaaatcctGGCTTGGCGAGAAACATGCACATTACATAATATCTGGTGCTTCAGATGAACCACCAATTTGCCCTGTAACGTATGAAATGACTGGTGTTGCAAATGTAACACCCACTAACAGCAACGAGAGATTTTTTGCAGTATTGAAACTTGGAGATGGACCTAAAAAGATTTATCCAAGTGGAAGGCAGAATTTATCTCGTCATTGGCAAGAATGGCTGCAAAATGTGGATGAAGAATTTCGGAAAATAGAAAGAGAGGCaaacaaaatgataaaaaatatagaagctATAACGAAATTAGTATTTCCAGGACCAACATGTGACAGTTGTTGTTCCTGTAGACAAACTAGAAAATCATACTTAAAAGCAAAAGGAACGAAAGCGCCTTATTTTGTGATAGATACTATAACCGAAGacgacaataaaaaaaaatatattgtaggATCAATGGCAATGCATTCTCCTGCACTAACACCTCCAGAATCAACCGTAAATTTATTAGAAGTTATAGCTTCGGAAGATGTCCTTACTGACAACCTTATAATAAGTGGTGTCACAAATGAAACAGGTGAAACACAGTATTTTATTACTGGTTCTCAGAAAGAAGTAATACGCATGCCAGCACGAGTTATAGAACGTCCACCACCTAGGCCACTTAGAAATGTTCCACCTTGTATATGTGCAATTCAACAAATATTTACTAAAGGCTCATTTCCAAATGTAAGCCATGACAATATACCATGGACAAAAGAGGAAGGTTTATGTTTTGGAAGAAAGTTTAGACCCCAAGAATCTCCTGCATATTCCTGTAAAAAGTACCCAGGTAATAAGTCATGTAGAAGAAGTCCATTTACACATGACATAAATAGATTAAAAAGAAGAGTTGAAATGGCAAAACAAAAGCAAGGAGATGAAGCCAcagggaaaaagaaaatgtatagTATCGCAGATTTTCAACCATGTGGGGATGAACATGGTATGAATATTTGCGGAGGACCTTGGAATGCTTTGCATACTCTAACATCAGAAGAATTAAAAGAACAGGAAAAATTACGGAAAGAAATATTAAGAGTaggttttatttttgtaaacttATTATGgaaattacaataatataatataaaattcattattcaGGGTCCTTCATGTGGAAAAAGACCTGGACAAGCTGTCTGTGAAGGTACTTTTGGAGAACGAATACCATTAAAACCACAGcaaatatttatagaagaaGAAATTCCAGGAGAAGAcattgaagaagaagaagaagaagtagaaggagAGGAATTAATACAGCCTCCTCCAGTTAAggcaaaaggaaaagaaaaggaacgcgACAAGAAGTGTCACATGAGTCCAGAAGCTATAGAAGCTAGAAGACAAAGGGTAGTAGAGAAAAAGgttaaaaaatttgttcctGATCCGAGCTATCCTGGTTACGATGATCCGTGGAATATATTTCGTACAGCACCATCGGAAAAAGAATCTAAAACTgattttaaaaagttattaaaactTAGTTCTCCAAAACCACCAGGTACGGCTGTACAATCTAAGACATTGATGGACGAAATTGGAAAATCTGCACTACATGAAGATATTTCTAAATCGGAGATAAGGAAAAATCACCCAATTGTAAAAGAGTCGAAAAAGATATCTCCTACACATCCTGCACGAAATACATCAGAACAAATTTCGAAAAAACGAAatcgagaaaaattaaaaagcgaagaaaaaataagtgaaaaagGATTTAAAAAATCTCATAAGAAAGGATTTAAAAAAAACCAAGAAAGAATGATTGAGACAAAATCagaatatgataaaaatgtGATTAGAAAAAGCGAGGAAAGCAAAAAAAAATACAATCAAGTAACgaaacgtgatacaacaaaggATAAGGTACAAGATCAAAGTACTCCAAAATTAGTAAAAGATAAACACGATCAAAAGTTGAATATGAAATCTATAGGAAATCCTTCACCTcctaaatatttggaaaaaataagCTATGGATCAAATCCGACAAAATCTAATATTGGTAAAGAAACATCTGCCATCAAGTCTCAACAAAACATGCGTAATGTAAGTGAGgttaataaacgaaataaaaaaagaatgagTTCAAAGAAATCAAATCACAGATCTATTACATCATcaaacataaaaaagaaaacgataagTAAACAGTTGAGTATGAGAAAGTCGGTAAGAcgagataaaaagaaagatgtgATTAATCAAGATGTGGATCCTGAAGCAGTTTATAGGAACAAGATAAATGAATTGAAAAATATGATGAAGTCTTCTGAACTGTATCCATATAATATAAAACCAGCAGAGATCCCAGATGATCTTCCAACAAAATGTCAACTAGAATATGAAGATTCAGAAACTACGATTGACACTGTACAAGTTGAAGAAGATGCAGGTATACAGTTACCAACTAAAGGTCCTTGTGGTTGGAGGACAAAGTCAGAACAGCAGTTACCAacaaagaaaactttgataTATCTGACTGATCCAGATTATCCTTCAGAAACAGTACCAGTAAGGTCAGGTGGAAAACCATGTGTTTGTCGGGACAATagagcaaaaaagaaaatattattatataatatcggTGGACTTATAGGTGGAAAGAAAAATGGCGAAGAAAAGAAgttattaagaaagaaaaaagacgaaGACAAAAAGATGCAAGTTATTGATGGGGTCATTTATTATACTCCACCACCAAGTCCTCGTAGAAGCAATGAATATGTACCCGAATATGATCTTTATGAATCTCCATATGATATGTGTCTTACGCAACGTAAAGACCGAAGTCTTAAATTTCTCGATCAATATGGCAGACCGAAAATATCTGAAGTTTCAAAAAATAGAGATTCTTGCGGTTGTAACGAATATGTAGAAACGTATGGTATTCAAAATgtagatgaaaatgaaaaaaaagctcAATTGTTGAAAGAACTTGAATCCAGAGACAAGTTAATAACCGCGAAACCACCGAAAGACCGCTGGAATCTGGCGCTTAAGGATGTAGGCTTGATAGATTATTTCACACGATGCAGAGACAGTTTGCCTTGTTGGCTGAGATGTGCCAAATTTAATAAAGTTGGCTGTCCTATATCATATAGAGAACTTAAAACAAAACGACCAGTATGTGAatgtaaatatgaaagaaaaatactcGAACATAAGGAAGAAAAAGTGAAATGGAAGCAGCGTCAAAAACGATTAAAGTCTTTGAAAAAACAACCATATGTGAACATAGCTGACATTTCCAAACTATTGATaccaaatacaaaattaatgatATCAGACGTAAAAAGAATTCCAAGAGAAGATGAATACATAGacgatattaaatattgtataactgGAGTTGCCGAAAACTATGACCATTTACCACCTAAACAAATAGTAGGTGGTATTTATATGGTTACACCTATTCAGACACCTGAACCAAGCGAACATGAAATATCATGTGTTTGTTTGCATCGACATTGGTCGCCTATGAAGATTACTCCTGGTCCATTACCAAAACCTGAAGAAATTTTACTTGCTGAAAAGAAATGCAGACAAGAAGCTGTGAAAGAAGCGTTCCGCCAAATTTATGCTCCTCAATCAG contains:
- the LOC100644698 gene encoding uncharacterized protein LOC100644698 isoform X4, producing the protein MLKQQTDMYPRWYQDFSINQIKNLRMLQCIMQKDCEEMVTGRTQRTLISIGIISTFFTLTSDVIQKLQQYCNCNVIEFLREIYKILTGNYFEEEGYKKFYDCNERIILSAIAFLTLPEAIIELHKRLPPVTISEFLPKPIPPTLSIRKKMKSPYKEKLFIRTDWATFYNRLQDWQEQHRLIPIPNIILPPKNCLLNNYSSAKVNAYYEENKHGKVQNVSENCQLIQIKNNPSQTKQPHNISTKTNQERDTSSISAKQKKYTFSDTKQKDDIPVRIRRNNPSDNSPYFFELNQDQRNSVANELTENNENEKFKSVIGNAISTKRGIPHNSQISTGLNVPSLYGENRLFNFTINGISEKPGPVEYKICGVLQPPQSNKKSWLGEKHAHYIISGASDEPPICPVTYEMTGVANVTPTNSNERFFAVLKLGDGPKKIYPSGRQNLSRHWQEWLQNVDEEFRKIEREANKMIKNIEAITKLVFPGPTCDSCCSCRQTRKSYLKAKGTKAPYFVIDTITEDDNKKKYIVGSMAMHSPALTPPESTVNLLEVIASEDVLTDNLIISGVTNETGETQYFITGSQKEVIRMPARVIERPPPRPLRNVPPCICAIQQIFTKGSFPNVSHDNIPWTKEEGLCFGRKFRPQESPAYSCKKYPGNKSCRRSPFTHDINRLKRRVEMAKQKQGDEATGKKKMYSIADFQPCGDEHGMNICGGPWNALHTLTSEELKEQEKLRKEILRGPSCGKRPGQAVCEGTFGERIPLKPQQIFIEEEIPGEDIEEEEEEVEGEELIQPPPVKAKGKEKERDKKCHMSPEAIEARRQRVVEKKVKKFVPDPSYPGYDDPWNIFRTAPSEKESKTDFKKLLKLSSPKPPGTAVQSKTLMDEIGKSALHEDISKSEIRKNHPIVKESKKISPTHPARNTSEQISKKRNREKLKSEEKISEKGFKKSHKKGFKKNQERMIETKSEYDKNVIRKSEESKKKYNQVTKRDTTKDKVQDQSTPKLVKDKHDQKLNMKSIGNPSPPKYLEKISYGSNPTKSNIGKETSAIKSQQNMRNVSEVNKRNKKRMSSKKSNHRSITSSNIKKKTISKQLSMRKSVRRDKKKDVINQDVDPEAVYRNKINELKNMMKSSELYPYNIKPAEIPDDLPTKCQLEYEDSETTIDTVQVEEDAGIQLPTKGPCGWRTKSEQQLPTKKTLIYLTDPDYPSETVPVRSGGKPCVCRDNRAKKKILLYNIGGLIGGKKNGEEKKLLRKKKDEDKKMQVIDGVIYYTPPPSPRRSNEYVPEYDLYESPYDMCLTQRKDRSLKFLDQYGRPKISEVSKNRDSCGCNEYVETYGIQNVDENEKKAQLLKELESRDKLITAKPPKDRWNLALKDVGLIDYFTRCRDSLPCWLRCAKFNKVGCPISYRELKTKRPVCECKYERKILEHKEEKVKWKQRQKRLKSLKKQPYVNIADISKLLIPNTKLMISDVKRIPREDEYIDDIKYCITGVAENYDHLPPKQIVGGIYMVTPIQTPEPSEHEISCVCLHRHWSPMKITPGPLPKPEEILLAEKKCRQEAVKEAFRQIYAPQSAYHIHDDHSCKEKCGGYLEMENDKNTGKDKQVVQDNNRYIASHLQKPTSIKGKLTNSARHIKSNIDDLQIITEVKNLPMQKSSETKARSSHKENKDTNVAGQKTFENKVKSSRKEDRDFKIERRDQKYVNVSQKQVYRETRGDIQNDPIELNVENIDIWDKETEENSDDSKCYLMAIVKIELKKMAAEGFLFAKLPKCFLMPQLQYWLMYRKGLSFSDAAKNKSIRNSIKMWNTLDMGAAKSKIIVPSLKMTKIQLRKLTYDDAQEIKTKIALKKAIFYSRVRKERVLYSRSMWNSMEYGKFPSVSFKQAYFTYMASKEADGYVFKPWLPSEVHEMN